Proteins from a genomic interval of Niabella soli DSM 19437:
- a CDS encoding glycosyl hydrolase family 95 catalytic domain-containing protein gives MGKIKGLLILSIYFLLVEQPVKGQPVPVLRTPDYKQLVSRADLIYNKPASRSEAGQPIGNGRMGSLVWTTPSQIRMQINRVDIFGNNSATDNFYQRNTDYCGGAGFVDLDFEQPVFNGASFKQELSCYDAVSAVQGQLVTAKIIAWNEQDVMAVQVNDQRKTNAALAVKLRMLRMPVTLRGDHAARSKVEIKGRYIVLTQVFKEKEYYCSSAVAIGLSGNTFAEITNDLTVQLKKTNGTNTSAVFIASAASFDATEDIAAAAILKLEAAMQKGFEPLYKSNKKWWAAFWAQSFIQLSGADGVAGEIEKNYTYFLYVMASSSRGAYPVKFNGMLWTTGGDARQWGGAFWGANQSCYYEALFPTNHLELMDPMFHMYTAAIPSFQKAAEQQWGSKGVYIPETVGFDGVPALPDSIASEMRELYLLKKPWANRSASFMNYAFTKQPFLSRWNWKFTGQWKNGRWEYIDRGDGPFGPVNHIFSRGAKIAYQYWQRYEYTQDREWLRDLAYPLLKGIAEFYRNFPNFRKGKDGNYFIQHVNDNESIWDAENPVEEISAMMGIFPAAIKASELLNVDADLRSIWKEVFNHLSPLPSSKDYPGMRQQPEVWVGAKRSISQVRGFGQRLPDGNTMPVWFFDLCNKGGNRDLVRIANNTFDAYFKERNAAATFPHILSKIPAAAAVLGRADAIKYLLPNMLKGNGRIHVMENRMDLSEGFFTTNIQRIGRMADALQQSLCQSAPPGPGADPVIEVFAAWPKEWNAQFTLLCRGNFLTTASLKNREVEFVAIRSNAGAACRVRNPWSGRLVRIYKNGALLQESKETVLVFNTAQNDHFMLVPKGIAGARLSPKLF, from the coding sequence ATGGGAAAGATAAAGGGCCTGCTAATATTAAGTATTTATTTTCTACTGGTCGAACAACCGGTAAAAGGGCAACCTGTTCCGGTACTTCGTACACCAGACTATAAACAGTTGGTTAGCCGTGCCGATCTTATATACAACAAACCAGCCTCCCGTAGTGAGGCGGGGCAACCCATTGGCAACGGGCGTATGGGAAGTCTTGTATGGACCACGCCTTCTCAGATAAGAATGCAGATCAACCGGGTGGATATTTTTGGGAACAATTCCGCAACAGATAATTTTTACCAGCGCAATACGGATTATTGCGGTGGCGCGGGTTTTGTGGATCTTGATTTTGAACAGCCGGTATTCAACGGCGCTAGCTTTAAACAAGAGCTCTCCTGTTATGATGCCGTTTCCGCCGTGCAGGGTCAGTTGGTAACGGCAAAAATTATTGCCTGGAACGAGCAGGATGTTATGGCGGTGCAGGTCAATGATCAAAGAAAAACAAATGCGGCACTGGCAGTGAAGCTGCGGATGCTGCGGATGCCGGTGACCCTGCGGGGAGATCATGCTGCCCGGTCAAAAGTGGAAATAAAAGGCCGCTACATTGTCCTAACCCAGGTGTTTAAAGAAAAAGAATATTATTGTAGCTCAGCGGTTGCTATCGGGCTATCGGGCAACACCTTCGCCGAGATCACTAACGATCTTACCGTGCAACTGAAAAAAACAAATGGAACAAACACATCTGCTGTTTTTATTGCCAGCGCTGCTTCTTTTGATGCTACAGAAGATATAGCGGCAGCGGCTATTCTCAAACTGGAAGCAGCGATGCAGAAGGGGTTTGAGCCGCTATACAAGTCTAATAAAAAATGGTGGGCGGCGTTCTGGGCACAGTCCTTTATACAGTTATCCGGTGCAGACGGCGTTGCCGGCGAAATAGAAAAGAACTATACTTATTTTTTATACGTAATGGCGTCCAGTTCAAGGGGCGCGTATCCTGTTAAGTTCAACGGGATGCTCTGGACTACCGGTGGAGATGCGCGCCAGTGGGGTGGCGCTTTCTGGGGTGCTAATCAAAGTTGTTATTATGAGGCATTATTCCCAACAAATCACCTGGAATTAATGGATCCAATGTTTCATATGTATACCGCCGCGATCCCTTCGTTTCAAAAAGCAGCAGAACAACAATGGGGATCCAAAGGGGTATATATACCGGAAACCGTCGGTTTTGATGGGGTACCCGCACTGCCCGATTCCATTGCATCGGAGATGCGTGAATTGTATTTGTTGAAAAAGCCCTGGGCCAATCGTTCTGCATCCTTTATGAATTACGCCTTTACCAAACAACCTTTTTTATCCCGCTGGAACTGGAAGTTTACCGGTCAGTGGAAAAATGGGCGCTGGGAGTATATTGACAGGGGCGATGGGCCTTTTGGTCCGGTCAATCATATTTTTTCAAGAGGTGCAAAGATCGCTTACCAGTACTGGCAGCGCTATGAATATACGCAGGACCGGGAATGGCTGCGCGATCTGGCCTATCCGCTTTTAAAAGGTATTGCCGAATTTTATCGCAATTTTCCCAATTTCAGGAAAGGAAAAGATGGTAACTACTTTATTCAGCATGTAAATGATAATGAGTCTATCTGGGATGCGGAAAACCCTGTGGAAGAAATTTCGGCCATGATGGGAATATTCCCCGCCGCTATAAAAGCATCAGAACTATTAAATGTCGATGCAGATCTGCGTTCCATCTGGAAGGAGGTGTTCAACCATTTGTCGCCATTGCCTTCTTCAAAAGATTACCCGGGTATGCGGCAACAGCCGGAGGTTTGGGTGGGTGCCAAAAGATCCATAAGTCAGGTAAGAGGCTTTGGGCAACGTTTACCGGACGGGAATACCATGCCGGTGTGGTTTTTTGACCTGTGTAATAAAGGCGGAAACCGGGATCTGGTACGTATTGCCAATAATACATTTGATGCCTATTTTAAGGAGCGTAATGCCGCAGCTACGTTCCCGCATATATTGTCCAAAATACCCGCAGCCGCAGCGGTGCTGGGCCGCGCAGATGCGATCAAATACCTGCTGCCAAATATGTTAAAGGGAAATGGGCGCATCCATGTAATGGAAAACCGGATGGATCTGAGCGAAGGCTTTTTTACCACCAATATTCAGCGCATTGGAAGGATGGCCGATGCCTTGCAGCAAAGTCTTTGCCAGAGCGCTCCTCCGGGTCCGGGGGCGGACCCGGTTATTGAGGTGTTTGCCGCGTGGCCCAAAGAATGGAATGCTCAGTTTACGCTATTGTGCCGCGGTAATTTTTTGACAACGGCTTCACTCAAAAACCGGGAAGTTGAATTTGTTGCCATAAGATCAAATGCAGGAGCAGCGTGCCGGGTACGTAACCCATGGAGCGGGAGGCTGGTGCGTATTTATAAAAATGGAGCGCTGCTGCAGGAATCAAAGGAAACAGTGCTTGTATTTAATACTGCACAGAACGATCATTTTATGCTGGTGCCGAAAGGAATAGCGGGAGCCCGGTTGTCGCCAAAATTATTTTAG